A single genomic interval of uncultured Desulfobulbus sp. harbors:
- a CDS encoding RidA family protein produces the protein MTRTPVHTEKAPAAVGPYSQAIVTDSLLFTSGVIPIDPQTGTIPVADIETHAHLVLQSLRAIAEAAGTDLSRALKVTVFLADINNFKRVNDVYAQYFQEPFPARSAIQVAALPLGAPLEVEAVIALKKTVDGGWPSGPIRSHIIA, from the coding sequence ATGACCAGAACCCCCGTTCACACCGAAAAGGCTCCCGCCGCTGTCGGCCCCTATTCCCAGGCGATTGTCACCGATTCCCTCCTGTTTACCTCCGGAGTTATCCCCATTGATCCGCAGACCGGAACGATTCCAGTGGCCGACATTGAAACCCATGCCCATCTGGTCCTGCAAAGTTTGCGGGCCATTGCCGAGGCCGCAGGGACCGATCTCTCCCGTGCACTCAAGGTGACCGTTTTTCTAGCGGATATCAATAATTTCAAGCGGGTCAACGACGTTTACGCCCAGTATTTTCAAGAACCCTTTCCCGCACGCAGTGCCATCCAGGTTGCGGCCCTTCCCCTGGGCGCGCCACTTGAGGTCGAGGCTGTCATTGCCCTGAAGAAGACTGTGGATGGCGGCTGGCCAAGCGGCCCAATACGCTCTCACATTATCGCATGA
- a CDS encoding class II fructose-bisphosphate aldolase, giving the protein MKSIHFTELGLANTKAMFQQAMNEQFAVPAYNFNNMEQLQAIVTGCAKSASPVILQVSGSARSYIGTAFLPHMAAAAVDLAKEIGLAIPIALHLDHGSSFELAKDCIDSGFSSVMIDASHHSFDDNVALTRQVVEYAHDHDVTVEAELGVLAGIEDEVSAEHSSYTRPEEVERFLERTGVDSLAISIGTSHGAYKFKLQPGQEPPPLRFDILEEIEKLVPGFPIVLHGASSVTREHVTMINQFGGKMDNTAGIPEEQLRRAAASAVCKVNIDSDGRLAMTAIIRKVFAEKPGEFDPRKYLGPAREELITMVMHKNATVLGSAGRIKA; this is encoded by the coding sequence ATGAAAAGTATCCACTTTACCGAGTTGGGTCTTGCCAACACCAAGGCCATGTTCCAGCAGGCAATGAACGAGCAATTCGCCGTCCCTGCGTACAACTTCAACAACATGGAACAACTCCAGGCCATTGTTACCGGTTGTGCCAAGTCCGCCTCTCCGGTCATTCTCCAGGTTTCCGGCAGTGCCCGCTCCTATATCGGCACCGCCTTCCTCCCCCATATGGCGGCGGCGGCGGTGGATCTGGCCAAGGAAATCGGTCTGGCCATTCCCATAGCCCTACACCTTGACCATGGTTCCAGCTTTGAACTGGCCAAGGACTGCATCGACTCCGGCTTTTCCTCGGTGATGATCGATGCCTCCCATCATTCCTTTGACGACAATGTCGCCCTCACCCGCCAGGTGGTGGAATACGCCCACGACCACGATGTCACGGTTGAGGCCGAACTCGGTGTCCTCGCCGGGATCGAGGACGAGGTCAGTGCTGAACATTCCTCCTATACCCGCCCCGAGGAGGTGGAACGGTTTCTTGAGCGGACCGGTGTCGACTCCCTGGCGATCTCCATCGGCACCTCCCACGGCGCTTACAAGTTCAAACTGCAGCCGGGCCAGGAGCCGCCTCCCCTGCGCTTTGACATCCTGGAGGAGATCGAAAAATTAGTCCCGGGATTTCCGATCGTGCTCCATGGCGCCTCCTCGGTTACCCGGGAGCATGTGACCATGATCAATCAGTTCGGCGGCAAAATGGACAACACCGCCGGCATTCCCGAGGAGCAGTTGCGGAGGGCCGCGGCCTCGGCGGTGTGCAAGGTCAACATCGACAGCGATGGACGCTTGGCCATGACCGCGATCATCCGCAAGGTCTTTGCCGAAAAACCCGGTGAATTCGACCCGCGCAAATATCTCGGCCCGGCCCGCGAGGAGTTGATCACGATGGTGATGCACAAAAACGCGACGGTGCTCGGCAGTGCCGGCCGGATCAAGGCCTGA
- the orn gene encoding oligoribonuclease, whose translation MENSNLVWIDLEMTGLNPISDKILELATVVTDSQLTVLAEGPVIAIHQPEEVLAAMDLWNSKQHRESGLLDRVRKSGYSCRNAELETLDFIKQWVGHRHSPMCGNSVWHDRRFLARYMPELEAYFHYRNIDVSTLKELAIRWAPDLPKFAKECSHLAQKDILESIAELKHYGTWFLKK comes from the coding sequence TTGGAAAACAGCAACCTGGTGTGGATCGACCTGGAAATGACCGGGCTCAATCCCATCTCCGATAAAATTCTGGAATTAGCGACGGTGGTCACCGATTCGCAGCTCACGGTGCTTGCCGAAGGGCCGGTGATTGCCATCCATCAACCAGAAGAGGTACTTGCTGCCATGGATCTGTGGAACAGCAAGCAGCACCGTGAGTCAGGTCTCCTCGACCGGGTCCGGAAGAGCGGCTACTCCTGTCGAAACGCCGAGCTCGAGACCTTGGATTTTATCAAACAGTGGGTCGGCCACCGTCACTCTCCCATGTGCGGCAATTCGGTCTGGCATGATCGCCGCTTTCTCGCCCGTTACATGCCGGAACTCGAGGCCTACTTTCATTACCGCAATATCGATGTCAGCACCTTGAAGGAACTGGCCATTCGCTGGGCGCCCGACCTGCCCAAATTTGCCAAGGAATGCAGTCATCTTGCTCAAAAGGACATCCTTGAGTCCATTGCCGAACTCAAGCACTACGGCACCTGGTTTCTCAAAAAATAG
- a CDS encoding glycogen/starch/alpha-glucan phosphorylase, producing MNKQTETSADNHAYSSIFQGTGVEEFKKCIQHHLMSFQGRDPERAGDPDVYRALSYALRDVLMEKWIKTQKTFYAGKMKRVYYLSLEFLVGRSLGNAIINMGLMDEITQALEQLGYDLETLRECEEDAALGNGGLGRLASCFMDSVATMKIPAYGYGIRYDFGLFHQKIVDGYQVETPDSWLRLGSPWMYERTSFMYPVHFYGHVTSTTDKHGRYRARWTDTEIVMAMACDMLVPGFRNDHVINMRLWRAKASRELDLRFFNAGDYINAVEGKVKSETISKVLYPSDDISEGQELRLKQQYFFVAATFQDILRRYRKENETFHDFSNQVAVQLNDTHPAIAIPELMRLLMDIEGLGWEQAWDISVRTFAYTNHTLMPEALETWPVDMLGRVLPRHLEIIYEINRRFLEEVAIRYPGNTRKIQEMSLIAEGPVRRVRMANLAIVGSHSVNGVAALHTELLKNYLFRNFHELYPDRINSKTNGITPRRWLLKSNPDLAELIGEKIGYDWVVDLDKLRDLEQWTGDAEFLRRWREVKLVNKKRLAKIIAATCKVKVNPDTMFDIQVKRIHEYKRQLLNVLHVIHFYQRLITRPDEEAVPRTVIFAGKAAPSYHKAKLIIKLINSVGSVINNDPRVGDRLKVAFIPNYCVSLAERIMPAADLSEQISTAGTEASGTGNMKFALNGALTIGTLDGANIEIREEVGEENIFIFGMTAEEAEYEKKCKSRKPWQIYESNTEVREIIDAIAKGAFSSGNTDLFRPLVDDLMSENDPYLLLLDLESYLQCQRTVGEVYADTDTWTRRSMLNVARMGKFSSDRTIREYAEEIWGVHVGEQG from the coding sequence ATGAACAAACAGACAGAGACCTCGGCCGACAATCACGCCTACTCATCCATCTTTCAGGGTACGGGGGTGGAAGAGTTCAAAAAGTGTATCCAGCACCACTTGATGAGTTTTCAGGGGCGCGATCCGGAACGCGCCGGCGACCCGGATGTCTACAGGGCACTTTCCTACGCCCTGCGCGACGTGCTCATGGAAAAGTGGATCAAGACCCAGAAAACTTTTTACGCGGGCAAGATGAAGCGGGTCTACTATCTCTCCCTCGAGTTCCTCGTGGGCCGCTCTTTGGGCAATGCCATCATCAACATGGGCCTGATGGATGAGATCACCCAGGCCCTGGAACAGTTGGGCTACGACCTGGAAACCCTGCGTGAGTGCGAGGAGGATGCGGCACTGGGCAACGGCGGCCTGGGGCGGTTGGCCTCCTGTTTCATGGACTCGGTCGCCACCATGAAGATTCCCGCTTACGGCTATGGCATCCGCTACGATTTCGGCCTGTTTCACCAGAAGATCGTCGACGGCTATCAGGTGGAAACCCCGGACTCCTGGTTGCGCCTGGGATCCCCCTGGATGTATGAGCGGACATCGTTCATGTATCCGGTCCATTTTTACGGCCATGTCACCTCCACCACCGACAAGCACGGGCGGTATCGCGCCCGCTGGACCGATACCGAGATCGTCATGGCCATGGCCTGCGACATGCTGGTGCCGGGATTCCGCAACGACCACGTGATCAACATGCGTCTGTGGCGGGCCAAGGCCTCCCGCGAATTGGACCTGCGCTTCTTCAATGCCGGCGACTATATCAACGCGGTCGAGGGCAAGGTCAAGTCCGAGACCATCTCCAAGGTGTTGTACCCCAGCGACGATATCAGTGAGGGCCAGGAACTCAGGCTGAAGCAACAGTACTTCTTCGTTGCCGCCACCTTTCAGGATATCCTTCGCCGTTACCGTAAGGAAAACGAGACCTTTCATGACTTTTCCAACCAGGTCGCGGTCCAGCTTAACGACACCCATCCGGCCATCGCCATCCCCGAACTGATGCGGCTGTTGATGGATATCGAGGGGTTGGGCTGGGAGCAGGCCTGGGATATCAGTGTCAGGACCTTTGCCTACACCAACCACACCCTCATGCCCGAGGCCCTGGAAACCTGGCCGGTGGACATGCTTGGGCGGGTCCTGCCGCGGCATCTGGAGATCATCTACGAGATCAACCGCCGTTTTCTCGAGGAGGTCGCTATTCGCTATCCCGGCAATACGCGAAAAATTCAGGAGATGTCGCTCATTGCCGAAGGGCCGGTACGGCGGGTGCGCATGGCCAACCTGGCCATTGTCGGCAGCCACTCGGTCAACGGTGTGGCCGCCCTGCACACCGAACTGCTGAAGAATTATCTCTTTCGTAATTTCCATGAGTTGTACCCGGACCGGATCAACTCCAAGACCAATGGGATTACCCCCAGGCGCTGGCTGCTGAAGAGCAACCCTGATCTGGCGGAACTGATCGGTGAGAAGATAGGCTACGACTGGGTGGTGGATCTGGACAAGCTGCGGGATCTGGAGCAGTGGACCGGGGACGCGGAGTTTCTCCGCCGCTGGCGGGAGGTCAAGCTGGTTAACAAAAAACGTCTGGCCAAGATCATTGCCGCAACCTGCAAGGTCAAGGTCAACCCGGATACCATGTTCGATATTCAGGTGAAACGGATCCATGAGTACAAGCGGCAGCTGCTCAACGTCCTCCATGTGATCCATTTCTACCAGCGGCTGATCACCCGGCCGGATGAGGAGGCGGTGCCGCGGACCGTCATCTTTGCCGGCAAGGCCGCACCCTCCTACCACAAGGCCAAGTTGATCATCAAACTGATCAACTCGGTTGGGTCGGTGATCAATAACGATCCCCGGGTGGGTGACCGGCTCAAGGTCGCCTTTATTCCCAATTACTGCGTTTCCCTGGCGGAGCGGATCATGCCGGCGGCCGATCTTTCCGAGCAGATTTCCACCGCCGGCACCGAGGCCTCGGGGACGGGCAACATGAAGTTCGCCCTCAACGGCGCGTTGACCATTGGCACCCTGGACGGCGCCAATATCGAAATTCGCGAAGAGGTGGGGGAGGAGAATATCTTTATCTTCGGCATGACGGCCGAGGAGGCTGAATACGAGAAGAAATGCAAATCCCGCAAACCCTGGCAGATTTACGAGAGCAATACCGAGGTGCGGGAGATCATCGACGCCATCGCCAAGGGGGCCTTCAGTTCCGGCAATACCGACCTGTTCAGGCCACTGGTCGATGATCTGATGAGTGAAAACGATCCCTATCTGCTGCTCTTGGATCTGGAATCCTATCTGCAATGCCAACGGACAGTGGGTGAGGTCTATGCCGACACGGATACCTGGACGCGTCGTTCAATGCTCAATGTGGCGCGAATGGGAAAATTTTCCAGTGACCGAACCATCCGCGAGTACGCCGAGGAAATCTGGGGCGTCCATGTGGGAGAGCAGGGCTGA
- a CDS encoding GTPase/DUF3482 domain-containing protein, translating to MNSTIVEFAIIGHPNEGKSSVLSTLAEDDSVRVSAIPGETVICQSFPVRIDGREIIRFVDTPGFQNPRQTLAWLQDYDGPEEDLIPAFIAAHEDDPDFHDDCELLRPVVEGAGVIFVVDGSRPLRQVDRAEMEILRLSGAPRMAIINSKEDDSEYLTKWQSEFRKHFNAVRVFNSCRANYRQRIELLESLKSIDQQLEPVLRQVVEAFQEDWEIRSQRTAMILTDCFHDILSYRKAVSCTPEEEDRKRRELHSEYQGYVSEREREAQQDIRGLFKHNIFNLELPPQSILEADLFSDRTWKFLGLSDRQVILAGALGGAALGVGIDAATIGTSFGLFSAIGGLLGAGATALKGKDLLSGMRLLGMKMGGEELQVGPVNNIQLLYILLDRGLLFYSHVINWAHGRRDYGQMRGLLLQPGAKAGFTSRWSREERAVCDRFFRAIHKGHESELEECSLALQDLLRDKFIDIAEDRIGDGEQRCLPPESEES from the coding sequence ATGAACTCCACAATCGTTGAATTCGCCATCATCGGCCATCCCAACGAGGGCAAATCCTCGGTCCTCTCCACCCTGGCGGAGGATGATTCGGTTCGCGTCAGCGCCATTCCCGGTGAGACCGTCATCTGTCAGTCCTTTCCGGTGCGGATCGACGGCCGGGAAATCATCCGTTTCGTCGATACTCCGGGATTCCAGAACCCCCGTCAGACCTTGGCCTGGCTGCAGGACTACGATGGCCCGGAAGAGGATTTGATCCCCGCCTTTATTGCCGCCCACGAGGACGACCCCGACTTTCATGACGACTGCGAGCTGTTGCGTCCGGTGGTCGAGGGAGCGGGGGTAATCTTCGTGGTGGATGGATCGCGTCCGCTGAGGCAGGTGGACCGGGCGGAGATGGAGATCCTTCGGCTCAGTGGGGCGCCGCGCATGGCGATCATTAACTCCAAGGAAGACGATTCCGAATATTTGACGAAATGGCAGAGTGAGTTTCGCAAGCATTTCAATGCGGTGCGGGTGTTCAACTCCTGCCGGGCCAACTACCGCCAACGGATCGAGTTGCTGGAGAGCCTCAAATCCATTGATCAGCAGTTGGAGCCGGTGTTGCGCCAGGTGGTGGAGGCCTTCCAGGAGGACTGGGAAATCCGCAGCCAACGAACCGCCATGATCCTGACCGACTGTTTTCACGATATCCTCAGCTACCGCAAGGCGGTTTCCTGTACCCCGGAGGAAGAGGACCGCAAGCGGAGGGAACTGCACAGCGAGTACCAAGGCTACGTGAGCGAGCGCGAGCGCGAGGCGCAGCAGGATATTCGCGGCCTGTTCAAGCACAACATCTTCAATCTTGAGTTGCCGCCGCAGTCGATTCTCGAGGCGGACCTGTTCAGTGACCGGACCTGGAAGTTCCTCGGTCTCAGCGACCGGCAGGTAATCCTTGCCGGAGCCCTTGGCGGGGCCGCTCTGGGCGTGGGCATCGATGCCGCCACGATCGGTACCTCCTTTGGCCTGTTTTCGGCGATCGGCGGCCTGCTCGGCGCCGGCGCAACCGCCCTCAAGGGCAAGGACCTGCTTTCGGGTATGCGGCTGCTCGGGATGAAGATGGGCGGGGAGGAACTGCAGGTCGGGCCGGTGAACAATATCCAGCTGTTGTATATTCTGCTTGATCGCGGACTGCTGTTTTACTCCCACGTGATCAACTGGGCCCACGGCCGCCGCGATTACGGCCAGATGCGCGGCCTGCTGCTGCAGCCGGGCGCCAAGGCCGGGTTTACCAGCCGCTGGAGCAGGGAGGAGCGTGCGGTCTGCGACCGGTTTTTTCGCGCCATTCACAAGGGCCACGAAAGCGAGTTGGAAGAGTGCTCACTGGCTTTGCAGGATCTGTTGCGCGATAAGTTTATCGACATTGCCGAGGATCGCATCGGCGACGGCGAACAGAGGTGTCTGCCACCGGAATCCGAGGAGTCGTGA
- a CDS encoding DUF2868 domain-containing protein: MSRLWSLGDLIDLHFFCHLDEEVQRKEGEAALAKRDRVIYLAKIEPQLGPAEKAPARILIRKWLAMRRLQFRQEKGHQGQVLPGSLWQELSVLGRGVVVLLGLLVGVGAAGSLLLYSGTTPLNVSIYFALFVLVQLLMVALQACLLLFRLIRRLPMESTSLYIVLGRAMVRAMEGVRRRLHRRLSGRRRLDLAALIGSIQQRRELAALLLWPAFILVQMGGIGFNLGVLGATLSKVVFSDMAFAWQSTLQLSPELVAELVRWIALPWSWIVPQAYPSLEQIQGSQMVLKEGVAHLATANLVAWWPFLCCSVAVYGLLPRCLLLLVGWLRQRQSLERLDFATLNFRPLLRRMTSPRIDTRGVQEPVQGSHAQPAPVSTANRPESKPVAVEPAPMERQEAGDARQQALVLIPEEIYEECPLADLSAPLAEIVPGLTVTPLAYDESASAANLQLSLEGAQELLLLLEAWQPPLKETEAFLRGLRTTVGRQVPITIVLIGKPTSRTMLTSVDPDQLRIWQMKMQSLGDGQLAVQPLITP, encoded by the coding sequence GTGAGTCGTCTGTGGAGCCTTGGTGATCTCATTGATCTGCACTTTTTCTGCCATCTGGATGAAGAGGTGCAGCGCAAGGAGGGGGAGGCCGCCCTTGCCAAGCGTGACCGGGTGATCTACCTGGCCAAGATCGAACCGCAGCTCGGCCCGGCGGAGAAGGCCCCGGCCCGGATCCTCATCCGGAAGTGGCTGGCCATGCGGCGGCTGCAGTTCAGGCAGGAGAAGGGGCACCAGGGGCAGGTACTCCCCGGCAGCCTCTGGCAGGAACTCTCGGTGCTCGGACGTGGAGTGGTGGTTTTGCTCGGCCTGCTTGTCGGTGTTGGTGCCGCTGGATCGCTTTTGCTCTACTCCGGAACCACACCGCTGAACGTGTCGATCTATTTCGCCCTTTTTGTCCTGGTGCAGCTGCTGATGGTCGCTCTCCAGGCCTGTCTGCTCTTGTTCCGGCTGATTCGACGTCTGCCCATGGAGTCGACCAGCCTCTACATTGTGCTCGGCCGGGCCATGGTGCGTGCCATGGAAGGGGTACGGCGACGGTTGCATCGGCGCCTGAGCGGCCGCAGGCGGCTTGATCTCGCTGCCCTGATCGGCTCCATCCAGCAGCGGCGCGAGCTGGCTGCCCTGTTGCTCTGGCCGGCCTTTATCCTGGTGCAGATGGGGGGCATCGGCTTCAATCTGGGCGTGCTCGGCGCCACCCTCTCCAAGGTGGTTTTTTCTGACATGGCCTTTGCCTGGCAGTCGACCCTGCAGCTCTCCCCCGAACTGGTTGCGGAGCTGGTCCGCTGGATCGCCCTGCCCTGGTCATGGATCGTGCCCCAGGCCTATCCCAGCCTGGAGCAGATTCAGGGCAGCCAGATGGTACTCAAGGAAGGGGTGGCCCATCTGGCCACGGCCAACCTGGTCGCCTGGTGGCCCTTTCTCTGTTGCAGCGTCGCTGTTTACGGCCTGCTGCCCCGCTGCCTGCTGCTGCTTGTCGGCTGGCTCAGACAGCGTCAGTCCCTGGAGCGGCTGGATTTCGCTACGCTCAACTTTCGGCCACTGCTGCGGCGGATGACCTCGCCCCGCATCGACACCAGGGGGGTGCAGGAACCCGTGCAGGGGAGCCATGCGCAACCCGCACCTGTATCCACCGCCAACAGGCCGGAGTCGAAACCGGTGGCTGTCGAACCGGCTCCCATGGAGCGGCAGGAGGCTGGTGATGCTCGGCAACAGGCCCTGGTGCTCATTCCCGAGGAAATTTACGAGGAGTGCCCCCTGGCCGATCTCTCGGCGCCCCTGGCGGAAATTGTTCCCGGACTGACGGTCACGCCCCTTGCCTATGATGAATCGGCTTCGGCAGCAAACCTGCAACTCTCCCTTGAGGGGGCGCAGGAGCTGCTGCTGCTGCTCGAGGCCTGGCAACCGCCCCTCAAGGAGACCGAAGCCTTTCTGCGCGGCCTGCGCACAACCGTAGGTCGACAGGTGCCCATTACCATTGTTCTTATCGGCAAACCCACCTCCCGGACCATGCTCACCTCGGTGGATCCGGATCAGCTGCGAATCTGGCAGATGAAAATGCAGTCGCTGGGGGATGGTCAACTTGCTGTGCAACCCCTGATAACGCCATGA
- a CDS encoding AzlC family ABC transporter permease has protein sequence MNQDKINEHPLSPPSRDAFRRGAAAAWPICLGYFPIGLALGVLAQQAGIPWWAMTMMSVLVFAGSSQFICVAMLATGASFPAIVFTTLMVNLRHALMGSALAVYLQRVDRRFLALFAYGITDESFAVNMARFRAGNWDRWSGLTTNQLPNLSWICATTAGVLIGQFIPQGAFGIDYALSAMFLCLLVYQLQSRLYLFTALVAALTSTLWYLLIPGDSYIVGASVIAATCGFLLKRAKERQQ, from the coding sequence TTGAATCAGGACAAGATAAACGAGCATCCCCTCTCACCGCCGTCCAGGGACGCATTTCGCCGGGGTGCTGCAGCGGCCTGGCCGATCTGCCTGGGATATTTTCCCATCGGCCTGGCGCTGGGCGTGCTGGCGCAGCAGGCCGGAATCCCCTGGTGGGCCATGACCATGATGTCGGTCCTGGTTTTTGCCGGCTCTTCCCAGTTCATCTGCGTGGCCATGCTCGCCACCGGCGCCTCCTTTCCCGCAATCGTCTTCACCACTCTGATGGTCAACCTGCGGCATGCGCTGATGGGGTCGGCCCTGGCAGTGTATCTCCAGAGGGTCGATCGCCGCTTTCTCGCCCTTTTTGCCTACGGCATCACCGACGAGAGCTTTGCTGTCAACATGGCCCGCTTCCGTGCGGGCAACTGGGACCGTTGGAGTGGACTGACCACCAATCAGCTGCCCAACCTGAGTTGGATCTGCGCCACCACCGCCGGTGTGCTGATCGGCCAGTTCATTCCCCAAGGGGCCTTTGGCATCGATTACGCACTGAGCGCCATGTTCCTCTGTCTCTTGGTGTATCAGCTGCAGAGCCGGCTCTACCTATTCACCGCCCTGGTCGCCGCCCTCACCTCCACCCTCTGGTACCTGCTCATCCCCGGGGACTCGTACATTGTCGGCGCCTCGGTCATCGCAGCCACCTGCGGCTTTCTCCTCAAGCGAGCCAAGGAGCGCCAACAATGA
- a CDS encoding AzlD domain-containing protein: MSWHEYLLLFAAMGAVTYLPRCLPLIYLAHRRLPKGVIDWLSLIPAAILSTLLAPALFIDTGRRSLDLGKPELIVALPTLLFAWKSKSLGGTVVVGMALYWLAGKLPLW; the protein is encoded by the coding sequence ATGAGCTGGCACGAGTATCTCCTGCTGTTCGCGGCCATGGGAGCGGTCACCTACCTGCCCCGCTGCCTGCCCCTGATCTACCTCGCCCACCGCCGCCTGCCCAAGGGGGTGATTGATTGGCTGAGCCTCATTCCCGCAGCAATCCTCAGCACCTTGCTCGCACCAGCCCTTTTTATTGACACAGGCAGACGCAGCCTGGATCTGGGCAAACCCGAACTGATCGTGGCCCTGCCCACCCTGCTCTTTGCCTGGAAGAGCAAAAGCCTGGGCGGCACGGTGGTGGTGGGCATGGCGCTGTACTGGCTGGCAGGGAAGTTGCCGCTTTGGTAA
- a CDS encoding adenylate/guanylate cyclase domain-containing protein: protein MPVPAVGEQAASILVVEDSRIHQRQLQALLTKQGYRVSVANHGKEALALLAHLRPDLLLLDIIMPEMDGLALCRLLKEDPKTRDIPVIFISSLDNTTDKLSGFSAGGVDYIIKPFHPAEVLARISTHLKLRQLQQQLAENNRQLALEKQKTEVLLRNVLPARVASELMECGSCRPQSFPEVTVGFVDIVQFTATASGLDPAFVISELNELFTAFDRIVEAHQCERMKTIGDAYLFAAGLPEPRADHSRAAALAALEMIEYLKGRNQHSAQQWQVRIGLHSGPVVGGIVGTKKYLYDIFGDTVNIAARLESLSEPMQINVSSTFCQGLGQEFSFSCPIEVEMKGKGRQSTCFLVGRKAA, encoded by the coding sequence ATGCCTGTGCCGGCTGTGGGCGAGCAGGCCGCCTCCATCCTCGTGGTCGAAGATTCGCGGATTCACCAGCGGCAGTTGCAGGCGCTGTTGACTAAGCAGGGGTACCGGGTTTCCGTGGCCAACCACGGCAAGGAGGCCCTGGCCCTGCTTGCCCATCTGCGGCCCGACCTCCTACTTCTTGACATCATCATGCCCGAGATGGACGGCCTGGCCCTGTGCCGCCTGCTCAAGGAAGATCCGAAAACCCGGGATATTCCGGTGATCTTCATCTCTTCGCTGGACAACACCACCGACAAACTCAGCGGTTTTTCCGCCGGAGGGGTGGATTACATCATCAAGCCCTTTCATCCGGCCGAGGTCCTGGCGCGGATATCGACCCACCTCAAGCTGCGTCAACTGCAGCAGCAACTGGCGGAGAACAATCGCCAGCTCGCCCTGGAAAAGCAGAAAACAGAGGTCCTGTTGCGCAACGTCCTGCCCGCGCGGGTGGCCAGCGAGCTGATGGAATGCGGCAGCTGCAGGCCGCAGTCTTTCCCTGAAGTGACGGTCGGCTTTGTCGATATCGTCCAGTTCACCGCCACTGCCTCGGGTCTTGATCCCGCCTTTGTCATCAGTGAGCTCAATGAGCTGTTCACCGCCTTTGATCGCATCGTCGAAGCCCACCAGTGCGAACGAATGAAAACCATTGGCGATGCCTACCTCTTTGCCGCCGGTCTGCCCGAGCCCCGAGCGGATCACAGCCGTGCCGCCGCCCTGGCCGCCCTGGAGATGATCGAGTATCTCAAGGGGCGCAACCAGCATAGCGCTCAGCAGTGGCAGGTGCGCATCGGACTCCATTCAGGGCCGGTGGTCGGCGGTATTGTCGGCACCAAGAAGTACCTCTACGATATCTTTGGCGACACGGTCAATATCGCCGCCCGTCTCGAATCCCTTTCAGAACCGATGCAGATCAATGTTTCCAGTACCTTTTGTCAGGGGCTGGGACAGGAGTTCAGCTTTTCCTGCCCCATTGAGGTGGAGATGAAAGGGAAGGGACGGCAGTCCACCTGCTTTCTCGTCGGCCGCAAAGCAGCCTGA
- the aroC gene encoding chorismate synthase, whose translation MSSTLGTLYKVTTFGESHCKGVGAIVDGCPPGMELVEADIQKQLSRRRPGQSDLSTPRQEADQVTIYSGTEFGKTLGTPIMLLVNNKDQRPQDYGEMSKIPRPSHADFTYQMKYGTRASSGGGRSSARETIGRVAAGAIAEKWLKETYGTEIVAWVSAVGDIEAPAMDLATISRHQVDAQIVRCPDAATAARMEERVKAVLEAKDSIGGILTCVCRNVPIGLGEPVFDKLEARLAQAMLSLPATKGFDIGSGFAGTRMRGSQHNDPFVEKGGQLGTLTNNSGGIQGGISNGEPIIFRVAFKPVATIGMAQETVNFDGQTVTLEAKGRHDPCVVPRAVPIVEAMASLVLIDMALQQRARQPLTR comes from the coding sequence ATGTCCAGCACCCTCGGCACCCTCTACAAAGTCACCACCTTCGGCGAATCCCACTGCAAGGGCGTCGGCGCCATCGTCGACGGCTGCCCTCCCGGCATGGAACTGGTGGAGGCGGACATCCAGAAACAACTCTCCCGCCGTCGTCCCGGTCAGAGCGATCTCTCCACCCCCCGTCAGGAGGCGGATCAGGTCACCATCTATTCCGGCACTGAATTCGGCAAGACCCTGGGCACCCCGATCATGCTCCTGGTGAACAACAAGGACCAACGGCCCCAGGATTACGGGGAGATGAGCAAGATTCCCCGTCCTTCCCACGCCGATTTCACCTACCAGATGAAGTACGGCACCCGTGCCTCCAGCGGCGGCGGTCGTTCGAGCGCGCGGGAGACCATTGGCCGGGTGGCTGCGGGCGCCATTGCCGAAAAATGGCTCAAAGAGACCTATGGCACCGAAATCGTGGCCTGGGTAAGCGCGGTGGGGGATATCGAGGCGCCGGCAATGGATCTGGCCACCATCAGTCGTCATCAGGTCGATGCCCAGATCGTGCGTTGTCCGGATGCGGCCACTGCCGCCCGCATGGAGGAGCGTGTCAAGGCGGTCCTGGAGGCCAAGGATTCCATCGGCGGCATCCTCACCTGTGTCTGCCGGAACGTGCCCATCGGCCTTGGCGAGCCGGTCTTCGACAAACTCGAGGCGCGCCTGGCCCAGGCCATGCTCTCGCTGCCGGCGACCAAGGGTTTTGATATCGGTTCCGGTTTTGCCGGCACCCGCATGCGCGGCAGCCAGCATAACGATCCCTTTGTGGAGAAGGGCGGGCAATTGGGCACCCTGACCAACAACAGCGGCGGTATTCAGGGCGGGATCAGCAACGGAGAGCCCATTATTTTTCGGGTGGCCTTCAAACCGGTGGCCACCATCGGCATGGCCCAGGAGACGGTCAACTTCGACGGCCAAACGGTGACCCTGGAGGCCAAGGGGCGCCACGACCCCTGTGTGGTGCCGCGGGCTGTGCCAATCGTCGAGGCCATGGCCAGCCTGGTCCTGATCGATATGGCCCTGCAGCAGCGCGCACGGCAACCGCTGACCCGCTGA